The genomic DNA CTGTCAGTGCCACTTCATTTCCTGCCAAAATGACTCTACTTTTTAAAGGTAGCCTTGGTGCATTAGCATAATGGCCTTAGGAGAAATAGAGGTGAAACAAGGTAGCCATGTTTCTTGTGGAATAAAAGCACCACAAAACAAACAGACTATTATTTTTTGTGGGTCAAAGAGTTAATGACTATTTTCCAACGGTGTAAAGGATCagcataattttaaatatcttcCTAAAAagtagaaggggggggggaggtttgcTTTCATAAAAGTATCTATCACATGCAGTTCTAGTGACAAAAAGGAATTGTAAATGGTTACAATAAACCAGTAAATTTAAACTGGGAAGTAAAATACCTTTCTGAGTTCAGAGAGCCTTTCTAACAAATTAGAAAATCTGAGGATGGGGCTgtggacatccccccccccaaaaaaatgtgcAAGTAACCTGGGGACACAATGCTTGTGACTGGGCATCTGCCGGCACCGAGCCCTGAAACCTATGGTGACTGACCCTGCGTGGAGTTAGGTCAGACCTGACTCCaactgtaggacacccagctggtgtccgGGAAGCAGAGAGCTGGGTGCTAGCAGGAGGAAAAGACCTCTCAGGTATTCTTCaggttttacaaaatattttataaaaaattggcCTCCTAATAAATGAGATTCTGAGCCACCTTGAAGTGCTTTATGAATCATACCAGGATGGAATGGTGCTGTATGCACTTCAACCAGTAATTATTTACATTCCAGGTGTAGagtttttaacaatatttttcgTATATTCTAATCTTGTCCCATTCCCAAACAACGGCAGAAAAGCctcctgtattagtttcctatggtTGCTGTAACAGATCACCGCAAACTGGGTGGTCCCTGGTTATGCTCTCGAAGTTCGGGAGGCCGGAAGGACAAAATCAGGGTCTCAGGTCCACACTCTCTCCGGGGGCCTTCGGGAAGATGCCATCCCTGCCTCTTGGCATCTGTGGCAGTGGGCATTCCTCGACACTGACGTTCTTcagcttaggccagtggtcggcaaactgcggctcaagagccacatgcggctctttggccccttgagtgtggctcttccacaaaataccgacttctgcgcatgggccacaaagtttcaatcacactatacatgcacgcccacacatggtattttgtggaggagccacactcaaagggccaaagagccgcatgtggctcgagagccacagtttgccaaccactggcttaggccacTTTACTCTGCTCATACTCATACCaccttctcctctctctgtcttctcctctTCAGTTTCTCATAAGAACACGTATCATTGGATATAGAGCCTACCCAGATAACCTAATATGACCGTCTCATCTCAAAAtctttaacttaattacatctcaAAGGTCCTTTTACCAAATAAGAGAGCATTCACACTGAAGGATTAGTACATGGACATCACTTTTTAAGTTATCACCCTACCCGCTACCCCTTCTTATCCCTGCCCGCCCCACTCCAAAAATACTTATCTTTGTAAAAGAAAGACCACATACATTTTCACTTTTGAAAAGGCAGTCTAATTAATGCCTTTTTTTCATCACTACTCTATATGCACTTTATAAAGTTGATGTAATATACTGGAAATATTCACACAAGTAAATGAActgttaaattatatttcattaaatcatatttcttctttcataCTAAGTGGTgatcatttaaacacacacaccaaaaactaaaattatatacataaagAATTTCTAAAAAGTACTAAAGATTTATGTCTTCTTTCGCCATAAATTATcagaaacataataataataataaaaatgtgcaggaatgttttcatctttatttgCTTTACAAAAGAGCCCCTCTGAGAACTGCAGAACATGActgcagaaaaataaacaaaatcctcTTTAATTCTGACAGCTTGCTAGGTCTCCTCTGACCCACAATAGTTCTAAAACTATGTCATAGTCTCAGTTTGGCCCAAAGAAGTAGAACAACAGCTCTTCAGTTTATCCAAagcaatgtttatttttcaagaagCCAACAAAAGACACAGATTCATTTCTTCAATGGAGAAAACACATCAGGTCAATGTGTCCTGGAAATACAAAATTATGTTAATGAATGTAGAAGCGCTTACAGAAAATCTCTTGCTTACAAGTTTTCCTGAGTAGTCACACCTTAGgtaagtaaaaattaataaagaaaggtGGCCATGTatgacctaaccggtttggctcggtggatagagcgtcggcctgcggactgaagggtcctgggttcgattctggtcaagcgcatgtaccttggttgcgggcacatccccagtggggggtgtgcaggaggcagctgatcaatgtttctctctcatcgatgtttctaactctctatccctctctcttcctctctgtaaaaaatcagtaaaatatatttaaaaaaaaaaaaagaaagaaagaaaggtggcCATGTAAGTACAGACCTAAGGTAACGCATTGACATTTAGCTGCTATAATTTAAGCCATGTCTATAGTGAGCTAGAAGCGGCTCATGGCAGAACTGAGTAATTTACTTAGGTCACCTTTATGAACCATTCACGTGGTTTCAAGGTCAATTCTGGGGATTGGAACAAGTGAACTTCCTGATTCTGAAGGACCAGTCGTGATGCCTGGGTGAGGTATTTCCACTCTCTTGTTGTTCACCATCACTTGAAAGGAGGTACATTCGAGAGGATATTGATCACCTACCTCTTCCTACCTCCCTTTTAGAGGTAGTAAGTAGCATCTCCTTCCAGTTCCCAGGCTTTAACAGTTTGGGTTCATGTTtacttccccttcctccttcctccctgacaGAAAGTCCACCCTCAGCCTGGCTCTGTCCTCCAGGGGTCTCTGGCATCAACACCTCCACCACCCCAGACCCTCCTCGCTGCACTGATCCCAGAGAACAGCTTTCATTTATGTCACCCTATATGCTCACTCTCTCCTTCTACACCAGCTGTGAATGTCTTTCCCGATATTAACAGATAGCATTTGAGTACTTAACAATATACAaagtgctttacatacattaacTCAGTTCATCTTGACTCACTTCCATAGTTActcccccattttacagttgaagaaactaTGGTACCAACAGTTTAAGCAAGTTGCCCAAGGgcatgcagctgatcaatgacgaAAGCAGGATTTGCtatgataaaatgaaaaaagccTCTGTCCTCCTCACCCTCATCCTGACCACTCTTACCTCCTTCCAAACACCCTGTAATCAATACGCACTACTAAAGCCAGGCAGGCCAGACTTCTCGCCGCCTTGAAATGCACCGGGCCCATCTCCGTCCCCCTGATTTCATACAGCTCTAAGAATGCccttgtttctgtttctgctatTCCAATTCTTACCTATTCTTCAAAGTCACATAAGTCAACTTCTTCCAAGGAGGCCtcccaaatgttttattttgttctctcaACTGCCATATCCGTCACGGGGTCCCCACACATTTTAGGACTTAATTTTGCATCATCTTTCTCCCCCACTTCTCCCCAgtacactcattcattcaataacaaCAAATTTCTGAGGGTTAAAAAATTCCTTTGAAAGTTGGTTTGTTggtctggagcaggggtggggaacgtccagcccaaGAGCCATGTAAGGTTCCcgaagtcatttggtctggccctgccaaggcattaggggcgagttaGTTAAATGTTGGACCAAAATATAGCAGGTTAAttattaagttgataattttctatggcccaagaatgatgctataaatatccaaatagcccttggcagaaaaaaggttccccctccccctccctggtcTAAAGGCTGAGGGAACAGCTAtgcacaggaggcaggaggctctcccaaGGCCAACATCTGAACACAAGAGACAATAAATAGCAGCTCTCCAGCGGAGACGGTTTCAGAGAGAAAACAAGCGAGTTCAGCAggtttaagaaaagaaaggaggatgGTGGGGCTGGGGCCTAAGTGAGCTGAGCAGCACAAGATAAGAGGACTTCTTGATGATATCAACAAAACTGTATAGTATTTCCACCGCTGTTCAGCCTGGACTAATGCACAGTGGCAGCAATACTACCAAAGCATTTCTAGATATCAATTAAGGCTGGACTGTACAGCTACACCAGAGGAGAATGAAATTATCTAATTGGGGATGAGGATAACTAATCTAAATAATTGgaccctgctggggtccaaccccagcaggtccaggggtccccaaaggtgtggacggagtcggcgaagaaggaatgacacggagacagcgttcagttgatcagcagcctagccaggatctccagccaagttctggtcttgatctccagagaggctctgcttaggctctccagagaggttctgtccaggtactccagtcaggttcagtgtccaggttccagtcaggttctcctgccaatctctgtagtcaggttcagtccaggatcccttgccatgttctcccgctaggctctgtctctaggctccgaggccagtccctctccaggatcctccggcatgctctctccagcaaagttcttctgtctctagagaacgtcctgtgtaggttctgtgcctaggctctgtctctcttggtcctgtcttccaagccctgtgttctaagttctgtgttctgagttctgtgttctaaattctgtgtgtttctgtcttgttacaactgtatttataccagttgattcaatcctatcaatctctattacaaaggttagtgcgtttcttatctccattccagggagaaaagattatgcagcttaagcatgattgttcgtagttaaagggattaattacccgcctggcacttagttgaggggttttattccctccctaacttcaggggaaaatccctacctggggattcaacctttctcggagaggtgaccttggttaaaacacagcaccaagaaggtgagcaaacatattaagaaccgtatgccatatatgccaggtcccttgaaacagcaaggatggaccggctcccggcaggaccCAAGAGAATTATATTAACTCCCTGGGTACAAtgataaaatggaataaataatcattaaatgcctcctcctcctcctcagactCTTGTTTTATAACTATCAGAAGAACCATGGTAGAAACATTCTGATAATCAACTGCCCACAAAGTTATGGTTAAGTAGTTGCCAGTCACATACCTCTGGTAGAAAAATTAcaactagccctagccggtttgtctcagtggatagagggtcggcctgcaggctgaaaggtcccaggttcgattccagtcaagggcacatgcccaggttgcagactcaatccccagtagggggtgtgcaggaggcagccaatcaatgattctctcatcattgatgtttctatctccctctccctctcccttcctctctgaaatcaataaaaatatatttattttaaaaagaaagaaaaactaatcaAGTCAATCAACTACCAAGAGCAGAATACTTCTGAAATAACTGTTACTGTCAACAATTTCTACAGCCTTAGTCTGCATGGAAATGGGCTATTGTAGATACTTGGAACCATCCAAACTTTTAAAGGACTTTCTGGTTTACACTACAGACTTGCTTAACAATctatatgtataattatataagAGGGAATGACTGTCCTGTTATAAATCATTAGCTCAAATGCAGGCTTGCTCATTTCTCTGCCTGGTTAGAGAATAtgttcaaagaaaaacaaaggtataAAGAATCTGATGGCTGAGGCAGAGAGGTGTGGGTGGGGGTCAGAGAAACACAGAGAAGAGCAAAAGTCCTCTGCCTTATAGTAAATGTTACCCTTTAAAAATGGACTATTTATTCCAGATGTTTCTCTATAGGTTAGAGTCTAGACTCAGTGCAGGAACATGTACGGAATCTTCGCTGAGTAGAAAATACAAATCCTCCCACTTCAGCCCTCAGGAGGGAAAAATCAAATTCCTCCACTGAGAGGAATAAAAATGTACTAAAACTAAATGGCTCCCATGTTCCCATCTAGACTGAAAAGCTGAACTCCTCTGGGATGGAACTATATTATTCAACATCTCCTGGCCACGTGGAGGTTCAATGTGCATTCTATTGGCTTTGCAACTGTTCTCTAATGGTTCATCTTCCTACTTAGTCTATTAACTTCTCAAGAGCAAGAAAGTTTGACTTCATTTTATAACCATCATTGttggctgccctgcccctgccctaaATTCCTAGCAGAGTGCAGTGCTCTGCACAGTGAAGGGTGGGTTTACGTTTGCGCTTGCAGTTAGAAATCTCCTGTGAAGGAAATCTAACCGGAATGATCTAGGGCCTGACTGACCTAGGGGCTGATTTCTTCTGGCCGTTGGCCATTTTACTGCCTATCCGTTTCTCCACATAGTGGACACACAGAATCAAATTTACTCAAGTACACTACTAAATACCAATGTGTCCTATTAACCAATTCCACCAGACAAAAGCCAAGGAAGGCAGTTGTCCAGATAGCTCGGGGAAAGGAGAAACAATGACCTGCTTTCCCTGGATCACTTAGGGAGAAAAACAGGGCTTATAATGGAGATTTCCAGTTCGGGAGCATTATTAGAGTGTACTAACGCTTCCTCTGAAAGTGGATTTGCCATGTTCTTACagaaaaatattcagagaaaGCCATTTCACCTTCAACATGGTAATATTCCACTACTCTATAATAATTACAGTACAGAGTGCTTTCAATCAGAAACtcaaaaaaaaaggtgaaatgaaACGGCCGTAGTAACACAACCAACACAGTGCCAAAGTCAAGCTTAACCCGCACTCTCCAGGCTCAAGTTCAGCATCCTTCCTACCATCTCTCTCTGTACttttgttgttgtggttgttgCTTACGTAAGGCTATTGGATTGTATGACCCTGGGATATTTCGGGGACAACATCAATGTAATGCATTTCATTGTGCTTGGGTTCAGCACTACAAGTTTGCAGCTCAGTCAATAGCATACTTGATGCTAATGTCTAAGTTCACAACAGAAAGAACTGAAGTACCTTTGCActctggtttatttttcttttacctgcCATCTCTCTTCCTGATGCATGTCCTTTCTGAAACTAAAGTCATACCACCAGCTaacagaaaatttcaaaaataacaaTGACCCAATCCCCAAGCGAGCCAGCTGGACTCAGCAGGGAAATGTTTGGAGAACGACTTCTCAAAGATAAGGGCAGGTCCCTCAAAGAGGTGATGCAATAACTCCCTGTTCATGATGTGTTCTTCTCCTTAATGTTTCACAGCCTGCACTTGCTATCTTGCTCTGCCCTGAACATGAAGTAATTTTTAGCAAAGAGCAAGCAAGCTACAGGAGAGACTAACATGTTCTTGCATGAGCTGTCCATCATAAACAAAAGTAAGGCTACTCATTAAAATGACATGAGTTTTTCCAATATAACTATACCTCCCTTTATGTAAGAAGGAATGtgctcctgggggagggagcgagggagggggagggtgatCAACCAGATATGTGTAAGGAGAatcatatttttcccattttcttaCATTACCATTTCAAAGCTACCTTATCATCACTCTGGCTTAGCCATGGGACTCCTCCCTCTATCCTCACACCAGATAAGCAGTTcagtaataaaaatgtaaatgaactcAACTGGCTccaccttaaaggaaatgctacAAATCATTCTATCAGTTTTTactattttcaatgtttttattgattttagagaggaagggagaggaagagagatagaaacatcaatgatgagagagaatcattgatcagctgcctcttgcacgccccctactggggattgaaggCCAAACCCGGcaatgtgtcctgactgggaatcaaccctgacctcctgcttcatggatCCACACTCAActcctgagccacacctgccaggccaattttttttttttttttaatgtggataaCTGTCCTTAACCCTTTTGTAAAGTAGGGTGTGTGCACATGCAGTGGATTGCATAGGGCCACAGGGCATGTAAATGGAGAAATGTAAATCATGGTGAATGATGTGGCCTTGACATTGTTCCAGGTTTCCAAGCAGAGCTCTCTGGCCACTCTCAGGTGAGAATCCTGTTCTTGCCCTCCTTGGCACAAATTAATCTATGGCACAAGGCACTAATTAACCTACGTCATTGTTATATGAATCGAAAGATTTGTTCCCTGGTGGCTCTCTCTGCACGTCACAAGGATAGGAATTTAATTCCAGACAATAAAAGTTTACCTGCAAGAGATAAACTTTTCAAAAAATCAATACTCGGGTTCATTCACAGCTCTAGGACTAGAATGCCACATACTTTAGTACCTTCTCTTAAAATATCCCATATGTGGGGTCACAGACAAGCAAAGGGGAAAAACAAACTTGGCCAATTACCTGAGCAGATTTCCATATCTGATCCCAGGACAAGAGCatcaaaataaacttcaaaataaataaacaaataaagcgTGGATTTTAAACTGACTCTTCCACCAAGATCTGAGTTAAGGGAAGTGAcaggcccaaggtcacaaagtcaTTGACAGGGCACCCatgcccacacccacacacccaccccctAGGAAACACTGCAGCATCAGACCGCTGTTTACATTTGCTGGTTGGGTTAGGATGTGGCATCTGATTGATCTCAGCTGAAGGAAATACAAATTCTTTCTCCTAACGGACACTAAAATAGGTCAGCAGGCATTATTCAAAACAGATCCAGGCTCTTAAATCGGGAGGCACTAGCTGGGTTAAAGGAAAGGGTTAAATTTTGGATATAAGTCACttgataaaacacacacacacacacacacacacctggatgACTGGGGGAAATCTAGACTTCGCCTGCCAATCAACAAAACGAAGTGGTGTAAAAAAAGAAGTTTCaggatgtgtttatttttttaatgaaaaatctaGGAACAGATCACTGCTACTATTAAAACTCTCACATATCTAAAGCTTCCTTTGTCCGGCAGCCTCTCAGAGAAACCCTACAGACAGCCGGGCAGGTCTTAAGCATCAAGACCGACTCGGATGAAATTTTGGAGCCCTGTTTGCAGTTCTAACCCCACTCGCATTCCCCCAGCACCACCCTCAGAAAGTCCAGAATTGCTTTGCTACACTTTCCCAGGTGCAGCGAATGGGTTCCGGATTCCGAGGGGCTGGGgcgaggccggggtgggggggaggggtccgaGTGTTGGAGCGCAGGGCACGGACACGGACCGCTGCTAGGAACCCTCTCCCCAGGAGAATGCCCAGCCCAGCCACCGCAGGGGACCCCGCCGCCCGCGCTCCCCGCGGTCCCTCCGCAGAATCGCCCTGCAGGCTCTCCTCGACCAGGCGTGACCGCCCCCGCGCGGGGGGACATGCCCTGCTTTCAGCGGTTCCAAAAGCGGGCGGTCTGCTCCGGTCCCGAAAACGGGGACAGGCACAGGGGGTGCATGCCctccctccccggctccccgcCGCCTTTCTCCTGGCCGCTCTGGCCGAGGTGGCCCGCCCGGCTGACTCCCCACCATCTCCCGCGTCGCCgaccccaggctcctggctgccCGCCGCGCTCACCTGGGCCCGCGCCCGCGCTGGTGGCGGTGGAGTTCCCGCAGCCCATCGCGCCGCTGGCCGGAGAAGCGGCGCTCGCAGCCGGCGGCCGCAGCTCCCGGGGGCGGAgacggaggcggaggcggagggcgGCGCGTCCCGAGCGGCGGGGGGCGCGCGGGGCCAGGGGGCGCGCGGGGGCCGGCGCCGCCCGCCGCAGACGCGCGCGGGCCAGGGCGCGGCGGAAACCGCCGGGCACCCTGGCCCCCGCCCTGACGGGACCCCGCCGGGCCCACCCGTCACCTCGGCAACAGCGCGCCGGCCAATACGCAGCCTCCTGCGGGCTCCCCGGCCCGGCATTGGTCGTCATTCGGAGGAGGCGGGAGTTTAAATTGGGTTTGGGGGCTAGGGCGAGGCTGACGGGCGTGGCCGGTGCGGAAGCGGGGCTGTGGCCTAGGAGCTCGGGGTGCTCACTTGCTCACCCTGCACAACCTTTcgccttctcttttccttccccaccGGGATGTGGGGAGCAGAGGAAGTGGCAGGGAACACTTGTTTTGCGCGCAGTGGGAGCCCAATAAAATGGCATATAATGTTCAGATCTGAAGCCAAACCGAAATTCATGTATGTTTTAACAGGAGCTAATGCATCTCTGTTCCTGCATCCACACTGATTAATAAAGAACATAATGTTGGTCCAATGTTGGTCATATTAACTTattcctctttaaaataaatgccaCCATTTCGATCACCTGGATACAGGACCTCCATTCTAAGTGGCAGAACTGTGAATTTGCATGGCACCTTTCAGTCTAAGAGTTGAGCGAGTGTGAGTGTTACTGGAATCAGATCGTCCAGGCTAAAattcctgctctgcccctcctgACCTCAGCAAAGTTACTTAACCCATTAGTGTAGCTGCTGTTTTACCTGTGAAATTGCAATAATAATTCAGATACACCGAACACCTAACACGGTGCCTGACACAGTGCctgatcctttaaaaaaaaaaaaaaaaaaagccagctatttttct from Myotis daubentonii chromosome 2, mMyoDau2.1, whole genome shotgun sequence includes the following:
- the C2H12orf75 gene encoding overexpressed in colon carcinoma 1 protein; amino-acid sequence: MTTNAGPGSPQEAAYWPARCCRGDGWARRGPVRAGARVPGGFRRALARARLRRAAPAPARPLAPRAPRRSGRAALRLRLRLRPRELRPPAASAASPASGAMGCGNSTATSAGAGPGPAGAAKDVTEDSLTEDDKRRNYGGVYVGLPSEAVNMVSNPTKTVQKN